A window of Hordeum vulgare subsp. vulgare chromosome 5H, MorexV3_pseudomolecules_assembly, whole genome shotgun sequence genomic DNA:
tccttgaactaagcaaaaatatattatttattttttatagCCAGATGACTAGACTCTACTGTACTTGCTTTAATGCGTTTGTTGACTAGGCGGAGTGTGCAGCGGCATATTTTTTAGTCCCTTGTGGATGCTCAGTACTCACAGGATAAGTGTTTGCTACTGCGCCGTTCTAACTTTAAGCAGTATTCGGTATAAACCGAAAAACCAAACCAAATTAATCGGTTAACTGAAAAATCAATTAGTAGTTTTGTTTACTATTTTTGTTTTTTGATTTTCCTAACTGAATTTGCAAGTATACCGAGTCGTAAAAACTGAATTTTTGGTTTCTATCGAATGCCCACCCCGTCTCTTAAATATCCGTGTCAATAGAGGTTTAAGAAAAAAAAACTACCTTTACTCGTTTCTTtaaaacttatgcttatagacatatgccttttgatcTATGTAATGTACATGCTATCTTCCAATGACTCTGATCTATGTAATGAACATGCTACCTTTTAACGACTTTTATGAAAAgactgttgaggttttcatgaatGATTTTTTCGTTTACGTGACtttctttgatgattgcttgagcaactttgattgagttttgcagaaatgtgaagaaactaatcccgTCTTGAATTGGAAGATCTGTCACTTTATGATGAATGAAAGTTTAGTGCTTGACATCAGATTTTTGAACGATGTATTGATGTGGATAAGGCCAATGTTGATGCAATAGAAAAAATGTCAAAGGCATACGAAGTTCCCTTCATCATGCTGATTTCTATAGGCATTTCATTAAAGGATTtttaaagatttctaggccactaactaaccttttccaaaaaatattcattttatttttaataatgaTTGTATAAAAGCCTTTAATATACTTAAAAAAGCTTTAATTTcagcacctattgtccaaccacctaaATGAAACCTACCCATTGAAATTATGTAGCACTTCAATCAGATGGTTGTAGTGTTAGATGCGACATAGCTATTTCTCGTCTAGATGAGAAATAGCAAATCCGTTGAAGAAACACAAACACACAAACTTCCCTTCATCTCCGATGAGAAGAAATCGAAACTAAACTCTTTGATGGCAATAAGAGACACACATGAGTGACGACATTCATTCCCAACTTCGATAGTCCTGAATCGAGATGGCAGCCACCTATAATGGCTTTTGTAACATACAAAAAAGCTTCACAAGCACATATGTTTCAAGCAATACAAAAacacctttgatttccttctcataATTTGAGCGAAGCCGTAACAAACACACAAGATGGTAGCATAGGTCGAAGCCTACGCCTTCGACCTAGAAGGGTCCATACAGCGCACTCCTCCTTTGGAAGGCAAAGACAACCATTCCATGGTGATAGAGCTAACCTTATACTTGATTTTGATTGTGCGGTGCAGGAGCAAAAGCGTTGGGACCGTCTTTATATGTTGTTGGCACCATAGGAGGATTACTGCCAACGTATGCTTGGTAGTGGTCCTTCTTCCGAACTAGTCGGTATGAGGTGACATCAAGGGCAGCAACTACAAGAAACAAAAATGTCGCAATAACGAAAAGAGCAACACCTCCGACGATCCTAGCATTCCCAACAGTTTTCTTTGCAGAGCCTTCAAACCCTAACATGGCGCCTGCCAGAAATAGTAGCACTGCTATGATCGCAAGGACCCTGCAAGTTTATACGCATGGCGTAGAGACCATATTAATTATACAAGTTAAATGAACAAGCTAGCAAGTAGATATCGATTCTGTATTAAAGTTCAGTTTTCAAATTCTAAAAGAAATGATAATAAAAGAACAATGAATCCTAAAGTTCTCGAGCCGCGCCACCACTTAGCCCACCGCGCCACATagtaaagcaagtgccacctgttAAAGCAGTGACTGTGGCAAATAGGCCAACATGCAGCGGTTTGAATTGCTAGTTTCATGGACCTCCTTTCAAGTTTAATTAGTACCCGGGGTGCAATTTCCCCTTATTCAGAAAAAAAACATATACTAGCATTAATTTTAGTGAAGATATTTTCCTTGACTAGTGATAGAAAGTAGGCGGGATATCGGGTTATGAATAACCAAATTATTATGTACCATGAGGTGATGAAGAAGACCACCGCGGCGATGCGCTTGCCACCCTTAGTTACACGCCACGCCCCACAGCAGCAGATGGCCACGCTGGCAAGAATCTGTGTCAACGACGCCAACACGGCTGCCACCACGCCACATGGCATCGCGGGCGAGCGCCGGTACGTATAGAACTCTCCATTGTCATGTTGATGATGTTTCTGCATGAATGAATGCACACTGTTAAGAAGAGTCAACAATATTATTATGAACTAGATTATGCTTGGTCGaagtttttttgtttgtttgaaatTTTGGCGAAAGGTTAGTTAGAGTGAGAAGGAGATAGCATCTAGCAGGTTACAATGAGAAATACATATATCTAGCATGCGATGCGTGCATACCAGCGCCAAGAGAACCGCGCTGATGACTCCAAAGACGACCGTCAACACAGCGAGGATGCTGGTCACCATCACGAGACATTTGTTCCCCATCGATGATCTTACTACAGAGCAGATCAGTTAGATAGTGCATTGCCACACACATATAGATAGACAGAGATGAACAAGTGCATGAATGCAAGTATGCAAGGTTAGCTCGAATAAGGCTACCCAAGGATGGGCTACCTCTTGCATCAATATTGTCACTCGCATTGCTCCATTTCTTCTAAGCTATATGAAGTTGTTAAATGtataatttaattaattaaacttCCTAAAATGTATGTGATTAAGTTGCATGTAGCCAAAACTCTGTCGTGAGCCTTGTCAAGAATTCCCACCCCTCCAAGCATGGCGAAAACTTTGAGTTTTGTGGGTGGTGTTTTTGTTCCGGCCTATACAGTCTCTATTGGTTCCGCCACTTCACTTTTAATTATTTGGAAAACAAGGATTCCAAAGTGTATTGCCTACTAATCCTACTAATGTGATATTTATTCTATGTTCATTGCTGGAATCTTCGTGCCAGCCTATGCATAAATGAGGACTACAAGGCTTGCTTAGCGAGGGTTCTAAAAGACTCTCCGGTGGCGAAAGAAGTCTTCAGACGTTCGCAAGGATGTGGCCATGTTGTCCGATGACTCTGTTTATTTTGATAGGGTACCGTCGTGTCAAGATGATACTTTGTGTTTGGTTGGTTCATGTGGTAGTTTGGATTATTCAGTCATTGACATCCCTTGGATGTGGTTAAATCTCTAGGGACGTATGATCTCATTGGGTACTTGATGTGCTTGTATTGTGACTCAATTGTCGTCATGAAAATAGGGGGCTATGTGTCCACGCTGATCGGCAAAACATGTAAAAAATGAGCAGGTCGCTCCTCGGGAAAACACGCACTTAAATCAGCAAACAATTATCAAGATAGGGGCACCACGAACTAACACAATGCGGGGATAAACAGAACTAAAACCAAGCTCCCGTTGCACTAAAGTACTCCTCCGTCCCGAATTACTTGTCGCATAAATGGATAGATCGTCTATCCATTTATGCAACAAATAACTCGGGACGGAGGGAATAGCAGAAATAAAAAGGAGGAGCGGAGCAATCTTTACATTATATATAGCTCCCAAGCGTTCCCGGCCCAGATAAAAAAAAGCGGCCGCTAAACCCTGCACCATGAAGCGTTGGAGGAAGCAAACTCGCCAGGGATCGGAACGGAAACCGGAACGGAAACGAAGCCTTTTGGCTGTGGGGAGCCAGAGCCATAGCAGTACGACTAATTGATAGGAGAGGAGTGAGAGGAGGTCTTACTTGTCCGTGACAGATTTTCATGAATCACCGCATGTGATGACATATTTTGGCTGGCTTCCCCCTTGGTGGCGCACGCTCGTAGGGACCGTCGGTTCACCCATCAACGTCGACGCGCGCTCGGTCGACTTGCGCCGATGCGCCACATCAAAAAGTTGATGTCGACGGAAACACGAGATTCACTTCTTTCATCCCAAGGCTTTCAAACTATTTCCTCCGTTCTTAaacataagaccttttaaagatttcaataTGAAAAAAAATACTCCGTCTGTatctaaatacttgtagttgaaAGACCTGGCTCTTTTTTCCAATATGAAATATTCCGTCTGTatctaaatacttgtagttgaaGGAAGTGGCTCTGTTCTTCCCAACTACAAGTATTCAGATACAGGAGGagtacatatgaatgtatatagatatattttagagtCGACATTCATTTATTTCGTTCCGAACaccttatatttaaaaatgaaggGAGTAATGGACATGCGCTGCGGCTTGGCAAGGACTGATGAGCTGAAAGCAAGCCTCCCGTTGCACTGCCGATAAACTAGCCGAAAAAGAAGAGTTAGAGGGAGGAAGCAGAGGAACGAATTCTCACCTAGACGAAGCGCAGCAATATAACGGCCGGGGTCGGCCGGCAGGAAGATTGGGACgggcacctcgccggagcagcacggTCTTGGATTTGGATTGGCGCGCTGTGGGGAGGGGATAGGAGGAAGCTAGCAGTGGCTGCGAGCGAATGGATTCCAAGTTTTATTTCTCTCCGCAGTTCATTCGCCGACCCGGACGCAAAATATATACGTACTAGTGCATAGCAAACTTATCTTGAACGAGCGGACACGTGGACGTGGGTGCGGCCGGTCGACCGCTTCCACTAGTAGTAGGAGTGTGGAAAGTTCAAGGATTGCATGCCATGCCACGATGCCATGTCGGCACACAAGATCAATAATTCAGAGGTTGGCAGGTGCCTCTCGTCTCTCTTCCTGCCTGTCGTCGACTCAGCCGACCTCCGGAGAAACAACACATACGTGGCGACGCACgcgcgtaagtgtacgtgtaagtgTCGGCCAGACCGTCCGAGATATTTGAAGCCTGATGAGAGTATAATAGTATAGTCAGGTGTTGGCTATAAATCATTGTCATATCATCTATAACTCAGTTTTTAACCAATATGTATAAGAATTAATTGTAAAAGTGTATTATCTTTTTATTTTGTGATATATCTTTCATACTTACAAAATACTTAGGAACACGTGCTAAAGATGACTCTTAGAacaagtacaatagtatagtcAGCTGTTGGTTATAAGCTattgtcatgtcatctatagctcatcttatagccaacatgtacaatagttcattaCAAAAGTGTGCTACTTTTTTGTTATATGACTCACCTTTCATATTCACAAAATGTCTAGGAACgcatgctagagctggctcttagctaagagctcgtttaccttctctctcctcctctctttcctctaactaaacaaaaatatattaattTATTCCTTATAGTCaactgactcagctctattgcgCACTCGCCAATGCCTTCCGCCGACGCCTGTCCAATCGCTCCTTGCGAcgccggcgcgtgtcctcctcgcggcgccttgcccaataaccctgctcgtaggcgacatccttcgggtggcgccggcgccactccgccatgacccgctcgtcctcctgggcgacgaggaggcggcgctgccgcgcagtgtgctccgcacggtcttgtgcggagtttacacgaggcggcggggcgacgtctaacgcctgctggagcgtgtAGACGTCCTGGAAGTTCATTTGGCGGCGCGGCCTGCgtaggcgccacgccgccgcgtcgaacgcgcgggcggcctcgtgcgccgtgtcgtaCGTGTCGAGGCtaagccggagatcgccggagcgtatctcggcgtagaacccACCGTTGGGGCGCTCGCGGACGCCGCGATAGCCGGAcgcagaacggcggcgcggcgACATAGTGGCGCGTTGGGGGCggggcgctggagcggtggcggcgCGTCGGGGGCggggcgctggagcggtggcggcgCGCTGGAGCGGCGGTggcgcgagaggcagagggagagagagagagagtggagcgGTGGCGGCGCGAGGGAGCGGCAGAGCTGCGCTTTATAACAGGGGCACGCGAAGCGGCGCGACAAAAATGACGCGCGAGCTGCCGCCTTTTCACGCGCGCGCGCAACCGGTTACCGCGCGCGCTGTTTTCCTGCCGCCGCTGTAGCGCGCCATTCCGTGCCGCGCGCGCTAAAATAACGGTTTACCGCGCGCCCCTTTTCGCGCgtgtgttgaagatgctctaaggaACTATAGCGGAATGTATTCTTGTTCACTTTCGATCAGGCGTCGGGTAAAAGGAAAGCATCGGAAAATGGACCTTGTCTAGTTGGAAAGGATTtgctcgtgatcgaggattttgtAGTGAGTAAAACGCCTCGAGGCATGCACGCGAGGCTAGAGCATGGCCAGACTGCATGTCACGCTGCAACATGCGGCCTCCCATCCGCCCTTCAATCTTCATCCAACGTCCCACAATGATCCAAGGTAAAAAATATATTTCCACACAATAATAAACTATAGGCTTGGACCAAATTGCCCCAGTCGCTGCGGGAACCAGCTCGTCGAGCCCCCGCAGGgccgcgccgccgctgccccagTCACCGCGGGAACCAGCTCCGTCGAGCCCCCGCAGGGTCGCGTAGCCATCGCCCGAGTTGCCGCGTGAACCAGCTCCACCCGAGTCGCCGTGGGAACCTGCACCACACCCTGTCCGCCACGTCCAGTTCCCAGGTCACCTCTCCTCTTCCTGCACTAATTTATATACCTATGCAGTTTGGGTTTAGAGTTAGGATCGTTTGGGTTTATTTGGGTTCAGAGATTGCAGTGCACTAATTTATATACTTTGTTTTCGTTTGGCATAATTGAATGTTGTGTAATGACAGAAATTGGAAAGAGGACACCCAAAGTAGGTATGAGGTTCAAAGATTCGGAAGAGGCTTCGGAGTTTTGGGTAGATTATGGGGGTCACATCGACTTTgatgtgaggaaaagatccacaatcaaaagaAGATGTGGTGTTGTGATTACTTCACGCTGGTTTGTTTGTTCCAATGAAGGCCGTCGAAGGAAAAACCAAACAGATCATGAGCCAGAGCGTATTAGAGCTAAAACAAGAACCAATTGTAAGGCTCATGTGATTGTTACACATGATCGAGTTGCCAACAATTTTGAATTCACTGAAGTTGTTTTGGAGCACAATCACCGCCTTCAATTGCCACAAACCCATAACTTGTTAGCGTCACAAAGGAAGATTTCAGAAGTGCAAGCTTTCGAGATAGAAACATCCGATGATTCTGGAATTATGCCAAAagcttcacatgagtatgcttgtCGTCTAGTTGGTGGTCCTAACAACCTTAGTTACACTTGCCGTGACCAAAAGAACCGTTTGCGAAGCAAGCGATATTGGGAGCTGGCTTATGGATGGGCTGGAAGTATGTTGAATTATTTTCGTGAGAAGCAGGCTAAGAATGCAGCATTCAAATACCATTTGCAGTTGGATAGTGAGTAGCATATAGCCAACATATTCTGGTTTGATGCTAAAATGCTACTTGACTATGCACACTTTGGCGATGTTGTCACATTTGACACTACATTTGGCATAAACAAAGAGTATTGgccatttggtatttttcttagCAGAACCAGTTTAGAAAAACAACCATTTTTGGTGATGCGTGGATGTTCGATGAAACACATGACTCCTTTATATGGCTCTTTGAGACTTTTCTAGCCACACATAATGAAAGGCAACCTAGAACTATCTATACAGATCAAGATGCTGCAATGGGAAAAGCCATAGTAAAGGTCTTCACAGAATCATATCATGGATTGTGCACCTTTCATATAATGCAAAATGCTGTCAAACACTTAACTTCTGTGAAGGGCGAAGAAAAAGATGAAGTGGAAGAGAGAGATGAAGTGGAGGATGAAGAAAAAGAGCCTCATATTCTCACAGATTTTGGTGCTTGTATGTATGGCTATGAAGACAAGGTAGCATTTGAAGAAGCGTTTGCCAATATGAGGCTCAAAGTGCATAAGAAAACTTGGTTAGATAGTATCTACAAGGTGAAAGAAAAATGGGTTGAATGTTATATGAGAGATGGCTTTAGCTTGGGAGTGAGAAGAAACCAATTAAGTGAGAGCTTCAACAATGCATTGAAAAATCATTTGAAATCAGATTTTCATATTCTTCGATTCTTGATGCGTTTTGAGAGGACAGTGGCAGTAAAAAGAAGAGCTGAATTAGAATCTGAATTCAATGCAATAAAGAATATACCAATAATTAAGATGAAGACTCCTATGTTGGTGGAAGCAAGCGAGGTATACGCTCCGATTATTTTTGAGGCTTTCAAAGGTGAGTATGAAAGATCAACGGCTGCATGTTGTAGAGTATTGGATGGAAATAACAGGTTTGTTGTTGCCATTGCGAGGTTGCCTGAAGATTTACAGTTTGAGGATGAGCGCATAGTGATAGGTGATCCTTTAACCAAAACGGTTTCATGTAGTTGTGGGATGTTTAATAGGACATGAATCTTGTGTGCACATGGTCTAAAAGTGCTTGATTTGATGAACATGAAGACATTGCTGACACATTATGTCTTGAAGAGGTAGACTAGAAAAGCTCGCAATGAAAGTATACAAGATAGACAAGGAAGGAATGTGACAAAAAAATCGAAAAATGGAAGCTGAACTTCGATACAAGGATTTTTCTCATAAATTTCACAAAATGGCACAAAAAGCAGCCAACTCTCCACAGTGTTGTATTATATTGGATAATGCGCTTGATTCCGTCGCTCCCCATATACATGATTTACTCAATGCATCCACTAGTGCCATGAATGAACTATGTAAAGACAAAAAGAATGTTGACCCAAATGTGCAGCAAGTAGATGAGTTGCTTAGATCTGTACGGCTGAAGGAAAAAGAGGTCCAGTCAAAGAAATTATGGAGAAAGAAAACTTGGCTTGATAAGttactcaaggggaagcaaagaGTAATTAAAGGACCAATCAAACAGGGAGAAAAGGTATGTTGCAACTGGTACATGATATGTTGTTATTGCTCATATGTTAACTAATTACAGTGATTTTTGTTCTCAGCCACAAAGGAAGAAGGATAGtgtgcaacaaaagaaaaaagatgatgtgcAGGCTCAAGTAGAAGTGGAGAAGTATGATAACAACAAAGAAGTAACTGTGGTGCTTCAGGGGTGCAATAATATTACGATTTTCACCCAGCTCTTGACGGGTGATCATGATAATCTGTTCTAGCATGGAAGCTCCTTGGATAATATTTTGTACAtagcggtgatgatgatgattatctaTTCTAGCATGGAACTTGTTAGATAGTATTTGAATATATCGAGCTTTTGAATTACAAGCAAGTGGTATTGAATTTCAATCAACTGGTACTTAATTTATATTGTTaaattattgttgtttttgttgctataTGACTGCTGTTTGCAtacagtttttttgttttttgtataGCTAAGTTTGAAATTTAATTTATGCAAATTCGGTAAAAAAAAATATAGCTGCTGTTTGTACTGTATAATGACTGAAAAGTTAATGATTCTATTGAAGAAACTCTGAAAACACTAGTCTAATGCATTTCACCTGTGTAGTTTGTTGTCTGGAAGTATTTTTTTGCGTTGGATCGTTGTGGGACATTGAATGGAGATTGGAGGATCGATGGAAGGCCGCATGTTGCAGCTTGACATGCTGTAGGCATGTCACCTGATCCCAGTGCAGCACGGCCACGAGCCAGCATGCTCCATGCATCGAAGCTAGCTAGCGAGCGAGCCCGGAAGAACGGCAATGTCCGAGTAGAGCGAGCGCGACGACATGGTGCGTCATGGCTGGACGCAAGAGAGTGGGAAGAGAGAAAAAATATTGATAAAAATGGATGTGCGTCATGGCAGAAGGGCAATACCCCATGTTGGACACTCATACGAGAGTAGGAAAAATAGAAATTAATGACGTCTGCAAATCCCTGTCGCCCTCGTTGATACACGGAAAAATGGAAAATTTTAATCAAAACGTAACTAATTCACAAAATAAACTGTCCTAAAAAAATTTAAATATGTTTGATATTTCTTCTATAACGCATTTGCTTTAAACGCCACTGTATGACATCTTATGCTACGTTGTGTAACGTCCAAAATTTAGTGTGACGTCTAAACCATAGACGCCAGACTATACTGTGTGGCGTCTAAAATATAGACGCCACATAGTGTAGTGTGGTTTCTAATGGTTGGGTGCCACATAAAAAGATCAGCTGAATGATTTTTTAAATATGGTTCAGTTTGTGAAATAATTTCGTTCATAGGTTATATTTGTCAATTTTTCCTCGACACACACAACACAAGCCATAATTGGACGTATATCTGGCCATGGATAGTCCGGCCCGGTCCAAAAAAGCCCGATCCGGCCTGCCCTAACCTTGCCCATGGGCCGGGCTTCGGCCTGATAATCAAGTCTGGAGGCCGGGCCGGGCCAGTCCCGGGCCCGTGAAAACCTAATTTTACGTCTACGCCGGGCCGGGCCTGGGCCCAAAAATTAGGCCCTACGgccgggccgggccaggctagcgcCTGGGTTTTGTACCATAGGTTTTTTAGACCCGACCGAGCCCGAGATATAGCCAGGTATAGTTTGACGTTTAGTTAGGCTCCGCGGGCTCGAAATATGGCCAGATATAGTTAGATGTTTAGCTAGGCTCTGCGGGCCCGAAATATGGTCAGGTATTGTTGGACGTTTAGTTAGGCTCCATACAGTGCAAGGTGCCTAGAAGATGCTCGGGCACCTtgtaatattattattttatacTATAAAAATAGATGTTTAGTTAGGCATCCTCTTTATTtcttccattcctaaatataagatctttaagagattgcactataaacaTATATGAATGTACAtatacatattttaaagtgtaggttcattcattttgttttgtatataatctactagtaaaatctctaaaatgttTTATAATTAGAAACGAAGGGTGCTTAAAAATACTTGATCTATTCTACCACAGCTCTcattaagcatctttgcactatttttcaaaaaaaaaacataaAACATCTTGCACTATACAAGGTCTAATCCTCTCAGATATATTGAAAAAGCAAGCACCGTACCTCAGGTGTTGTTTTCTTCTTTGAGGCATCGTTTTCGAAAAACTTAAACCTCAGGTGTTGTTTCGATGGTGGTTGTACTACTGCTGCAAGATCTGAAACTCTGTAGCAGGGCTTTTCATTtttagcttcttcttcttattgttttgGTTGTGTGAATCCGTAATGTTAT
This region includes:
- the LOC123395593 gene encoding uncharacterized protein LOC123395593 isoform X1 translates to MSSHAVIHENLSRTIRSSMGNKCLVMVTSILAVLTVVFGVISAVLLALKHHQHDNGEFYTYRRSPAMPCGVVAAVLASLTQILASVAICCCGAWRVTKGGKRIAAVVFFITSWVLAIIAVLLFLAGAMLGFEGSAKKTVGNARIVGGVALFVIATFLFLVVAALDVTSYRLVRKKDHYQAYVGSNPPMVPTTYKDGPNAFAPAPHNQNQV
- the LOC123395593 gene encoding uncharacterized protein LOC123395593 isoform X2 produces the protein MGNKCLVMVTSILAVLTVVFGVISAVLLALKHHQHDNGEFYTYRRSPAMPCGVVAAVLASLTQILASVAICCCGAWRVTKGGKRIAAVVFFITSWVLAIIAVLLFLAGAMLGFEGSAKKTVGNARIVGGVALFVIATFLFLVVAALDVTSYRLVRKKDHYQAYVGSNPPMVPTTYKDGPNAFAPAPHNQNQV